In bacterium, the DNA window CCGAGCACAAGTACTAATCCAGCAATAATCAACCAGTGACGCCGGTTTGATTCATTGGCATAGGGCAATGCAATAGTGTCTTCGTGAGAGTGCTTCATGTGGGGGTCTCTTCATCTAAAGTATAGCGAGTTTTTGGCTATAGGACGAACAAAATAAAAAAATAGGACCCTCATTAATTACGAAGGCCCTAATAATGATTTATGGACCGGTCAGTATCCTATCGAGGCCAAGCTCCGTCGAATCTTGCCCACCCAAGGTATGCATTCTTGAGTCCGGTCACACTATGCTGCCAGACTGGCAGGCGTTGGCCGTTAAATCCTTGCGTTGAGATGACCTGTCCGTTTCCGATCGATAGCCCAACGTGTCCGGAATAAAACACGAACACCCCGGCCGGCGGGTTGGTATCGGTGTGAATCTGGCCACGCGCCAAACGAAATGCGTAGTGTTCGTCTGATGACCAGGCTCGACCACGCGTTCCAAAGGCGACTTCTACGAAGCCTTCACAGTAGCCCGACCAGGGTCGACCAAACTGGTCGCTCCAAGTTGGGTCCGGGGAGTTTTTCTCGGCGATCACCCAGCCAACGGCTGCCTGCTCTCGGGGTGTCATAAGCTGAAGTGGCCGCACGCCTTGATCGCTGCGCCAGGTAAGTGACCCGCCCTCGAAGTCCTGGCGCACGAATGAGTTCCAATGGTATTCGTCGCTCTTCGGATAGCCGAGATAGCTACCGGGGCCGCCAATCGAGATGTAGTAGCCACGCATACCATGGTGCACACTGTAGGTCTGTCCGACTCGATCTCCTCGCATGAGAAATGTCGGCCCCCACCAGCCGCCATCGAAGTCTTGATTCCAGCCAGCGCCCCAACGATACGACTCGTTTTGTGGGTAACCTACCTGGTTGCTGCCGACGCGCGCCACATACCACCAGCGCGTGTTGATCACAGAGTAAACGCGATGTGTCTGGCACCCTGGGGACATGAGTGCGGCATCGATGTACTTGCCGCCACCAAAGTCCTGGATACAGCCACTGTTCCATCTATGCACGGCATTCTCAGGGTAGCCGATTGCTGCTGCACCTCCGATGCGATTGTAGGCATCAACCCAGGGTTGCGCCCAAGAATTCTCGCCGATCTCACTTGCAGAAGCAACTTGTGGGGTCATGACGCTGCTGAAGACCACGCCGAGAACGACTACTAACAGCCAGCCTCGGCTCACCCTCCGGAATTTCATAAGGTACACCTTTCGAGAAACGAATAGGAATCATTTGCATCCTAGACACTTGTAGCGAATGGCGCAAGCACAGCTGAATTCAAGCCGCTCCATGCTTGTCTTCAGGTATAATGGTGGCATGGCTAGAATCGTTGTTGATGCTCGCTGGCTCAAGCAAACCGGCATAGGGCGATATATAGAAAACATACTGATCGAACTTGTTGCATTGAAGTCGGGTCATGAATTCGTCTTACTCTTGCGTGAAGAAGATGTCGCTGTGCTACCGAAACAATTACGTGAGTTAGAGTACAAGATCACAAGCGTTGGCTGGTATACGCCCCAAGAACAGATAGTCTTACCGCTCATCCTGAATGAGCTCAAGCCCGACTTAGTGCACTTCGCAAACTTTAATATTCCATTGCAGTACTACAAGCCCTTTGTCGTAACGATTCACGATCTTACTATGCTGCGTTTCAAGAATATCCGAGGGGGATTGTTGGCCCCGTTTACATATACCTTGAAAGATGTTGTGATGCGTCATGTACTCAAAACGGCGGCAAAGCGGAGTAAGATACTCTTCACACCGAGTAAATTTGTCATGGATGACGTAGTCCAGCGATATCGTGTACCGGCAGACAAGGTAATGGTCACATATAATGCGGCCGATATCCCTATGAAGGATGGTACGGTGAATCTTAAAAAAATGGGCATTCACAAGCCTTTCATTCTCCATGTCGGAAATGCCTATCCGCACAAAAATATTGCTCGCTTGATCGAGGCACTACCACATATCAATCAAGGAAGAAGTAAGCCTGTTCAGCTCGTTATTGCTGGAAAAAAAGACGACTTTCATAATGCTCTCGAAAAACAAGTTGTGAAACAAAAGATGCAGCAGGATGTGGTCTTTACTGATCGGGTGAGTGACGAAGAGTTGGTGGGACTCTATCGGGCGGCCAAGTTGTATGCATTACCTTCATTGTCCGAAGGATTTGGCATCCCAGGGCTTGAAGCAATGAGTTACGGGTTGCCGGTAGTGAGTTCGGATGCTTCGTGTATGCCGGAGATTTATGGTGATGCCGCGGCATACTTCGATGGACGCAATGTCGAACAAATGGCTCGTGTGTTGAGCGAAGTGCTTGATGATCCAAAAAAGCAAGCGACCTTAATTAGACACGGAGCAGCTTGCGTGAAGCGTTATAGCTGGAAGGACTCAGCAGAAGTTGTTCTGCGGGGATATGAACAGGCACTTAAGGCGTCCAAACAATCACACCCCATCAATCGGCTGCTTGGCAGGCAATAGCGTTATTTTTCGAGTGAACTTATATAGTTCCAGTACTCGGTGTGACCCTGGAGCTTCATGGCGTACCACCACTCCGCACCCCAGAGGTCAAAGCGCTTGATATTTGTCTCGCGAGCGTAGAGTATATTGTCCTGAAGCTTTGTTAGGCTCATTGAT includes these proteins:
- a CDS encoding glycosyltransferase family 4 protein, coding for MARIVVDARWLKQTGIGRYIENILIELVALKSGHEFVLLLREEDVAVLPKQLRELEYKITSVGWYTPQEQIVLPLILNELKPDLVHFANFNIPLQYYKPFVVTIHDLTMLRFKNIRGGLLAPFTYTLKDVVMRHVLKTAAKRSKILFTPSKFVMDDVVQRYRVPADKVMVTYNAADIPMKDGTVNLKKMGIHKPFILHVGNAYPHKNIARLIEALPHINQGRSKPVQLVIAGKKDDFHNALEKQVVKQKMQQDVVFTDRVSDEELVGLYRAAKLYALPSLSEGFGIPGLEAMSYGLPVVSSDASCMPEIYGDAAAYFDGRNVEQMARVLSEVLDDPKKQATLIRHGAACVKRYSWKDSAEVVLRGYEQALKASKQSHPINRLLGRQ